GACCAGCCCCGCGCGGGTGTGGCTGCGGTGGGGGGCTACCATGGCGGTGCTTATGGCCCGTCCTGATTCCCGCCCGTCCCGCCCGACTGCCGCGCCTGCCGCTCCACTTCCGACCGAGTTCCTGACTGGCCCGCGCGTGTTCGCGCAGCGGCTCGCCCCGACCGACCCGGTCGCGTGGCGGTACCTGGGTGTGACGGCCCTGAGTGCGGCGCTGTCCGGGGTGGCGTACGCGGCGCTGGTCGGTCCGGCCGTGAACCTGGCGGCCGGAGTGGCGGGCGGCGCGTCCCCGCTGCTGGTGCACGTGACGAACGCGGTCGGTGGGGCGTTCCTGGCGATGTTCACGTTCCTGCTGATGTGGCTGCTGGGCTGGCTGGGCGCCGGGCGGGCGGGCCGGGCGGCCGAGGTGTACGGCGCGAGTTTCGCGCTGCTGCCGCCGCTGTACCTGCTGGTGACGGTCGTGGCGCTCCTGACGCCCCGCGACGCCTGGATGCCGGCTGCCGGGGCGCTGGCGCAGGCGGGCAGCGACAATCAGGCGGTGCAGCGGCTGGCGCTGGCCGGACTGGCCCGCACGCCCGCCGCGTTCCTGCTGCTGGCCGTGACGATGCTGGGCACGGCGGCGCAGTGCGCCCTGAGTTTCCCGGCGTTCCGTGAGTTGACCGGGCGGCCCGGCCGGGCACTGCTGGGAGCGCTGCTGCCGCTCCTGCCGGCGCTCGCGGTGGGGTTCATCGCGCTGGCGCCGCTGCTGTTCCAGCGCTGACCCGAAACAGGTCGCAGGGGGCCGCCCGGCAACTGGGCGACCCCCTGCGCGGGGTGGGTGCGGTTCAGCCGAAGACGGACCGGGCCGGGTCCCACAGCCGCCACAGTTCGTACAGGCCGATCAGCAGGTGCAGCACGAGTTTGGCGGCCAGTCCGGCCAGCAGGCCGATCAGGGTGCCCCACGCGGCCCGCGCGGCGTCCAGCGGGGCCTTGCGCACGACCAGCAGTTCCGCGATCAGTGCGCCGGCCAGCGGCCCGACGATCAGGCCGAACGGAATGAAGATACCGACCAGACCGCCGACCAATGCGCCCCACATGGCCTGGGGGCTACCGCCATACCGGCGGGCACCCCAGGCCGAGGCGACGTTGTCAACCATGCTGATGGCGACTGTGATCAGCAGGAAGGTCAGCAGGAACGGCAGGTCCGGCCACGGCTGGAAGCCGTCGACCAGCGTGGCGGCGACGGACCCCAGGAAGATGATGACGGTGGCGGGCACGGCGGGCACGAACGTGCCGATCATGCCGATCACCCAGGCGACGAGGAAGATCAGGAAGGCGAGACTCACGCCGTACAGTACGCCGAGCGCCGCCCGGTCGTTCCGGTTGGGCAGGGGAACATAAAGAAAGACCCCCACCGAAGTGGGGGTGTTTGGTTGCAGGGACAGGATTTGAACCTGCGACCTCCGGGTTATGAGCCCGACGAGCTACCAGACTGCTCTACCCTGCGTTACTCTGGTTAAACTTTCTGCGTCTGTGTCGCGGTTTCTTTCGTTCCCGCTCTCAGCGCTCAGGAATAGTACCTCGGGTTTCCGGAACTGTCAACATTGTGTCACGTTGCACGTTGGTGCCGTGCTGCACGCGGGGCTGGTCACGCACCCGCTGACCGCCCCTGTTCGGGGGGAATCCCACCGCCCGCGCCCGCCGCGCCCGTTACCCTGGACCGCGTGACCGACGCCCCTCCCACCCCCCCGCAGGCCAGTGCCGGCGGCATCGAGCAGCGCAAACTGCGGCACATCGAGGCCTGCCTGCGCCCGGACAGCCAGTACGCCGCGCGCGACACCGGCCTGCACGAGGTGCCCTGGCCGTACCGCGCGCTGCCGGAACGCGACCTGGACCGCGTGGACCTGCGCACCGACTTCCTGGGCCGCGCCCTGAGCGCCCCGGTCCTGATCGGCGCGATGACCGGCGGGGCCGACGCGGCCGGGCGCATCAACCGCAACCTCGCCACGGCCGCGCAGCGCCTGGGCATCGGCATGATGCTCGGCTCGCAGCGCGTGATGCTGGAACGCCCGGCGGCGCGCGCCAGCTTTCTGGTGCGCGAGTGGGCGCCGGAGATCCTGCTCGTCGGGAACCTGGGCGGCGCGCAGTTCCTGCTCGGCTACGACGCCACGCACGCCACCCGCGCCGTGCAGGAGGTCGGGGCGGACGCGCTGGCCATTCACGTCAACCCCCTTCAGGAGGCGTTGCAGGCGGGCGGCGATACCAACTGGGCCGGACTGACCGACCGGCTGGCCGCGCTGGTCCCCACCCTGCCGTTCCCGGTGATCCTGAAGGAAGTCGGGCACGGCCTGGACCGCCGCACCGTTCAGGCCGTGGCGGGCGCAGGTTTCGCGGCGCTGGACGTGGCCGGGGCGGGCGGCACCAGCTGGGCGCGGGTCGAGCAACTCGTGCACCACGGGCAGGTGCTCACGCCGGACCTGTGCGACCTGGGCATCCCGACCGCGCAGGCCCTGCGGGACGCCCGGCTGGCCGCGCCGGGCACGCCGCTGATCGCCTCGGGCGGCATCCGCACGGGGCTGGACGCGGCCCGCGCCCTGAGCCTGGGTGCGCAGGTGGTCGCCGTGGCCCGCCCGTTACTGGAGCCCGCCCTGGACAGCGCGGACGCCGCCGAGGCCTGGCTGCGGCAGTTCATTCACGAGCTGCGGGTGGCGCTGTTCGTCGGGGGGTACGCGGGCCTGGACGACCTGCGCGCCGGGGCGGGGCTCAGCGCAGGCGGCCCAGCGAACGGCGGATAAGCTGGTCGGCGTTCAGGTCCGGTTCGGCGGCCAGCAACTCGGCCACGGTCGCCCGGACCTGCGCCTCGCGGAAGCCCAGGGCCAGCAGGGCGTCCACGGCGTCGCGTCCGGCGGTGGTCGTGACCCGCGCCGCCTTCACGCCGCCCGCGCCGGCCGCCGGGGCTGCCAGATGCTCGGGCACCTTGCCCTGCAGTTCCAGGACCAGCCGCTCGGCGGTCTTCTTGCCGACGCCGCTGACGCTGCTCAGGAGTTTCACGTCGCCGCCCAGCACCCCGGCCGCCAGGGCGCTGACCGGCATGGCCGACAGCAGCGCCAGCGCCAGTTTCGGCCCGACCCCGCTGACGCTGGTGAGCAGATCGAAGATCCGGACGCTGTCGGCGTCGTGGAAGCCGAACAGCAGCTGCGCGTCCTCGCGCACCACGAAGCGGGTGTTCAGTTCGGCCGTCTCGCCCGCCGTGAGTTTCCCCAGGGTGCTCGACGGGCACTGCACCTCGTACCCCACGCCGCCCGCGACGATCACGGCGCTGTGTTCACGTATTTCCCGGACCACGCCGGACAGGTAGGCAATCATCCGCCCCAGTGTACATTCCGCTCTGAACAGAACACAGCGGCGGGCGGCAGGTTCACACCACCCCCGCCCCCGCGCGGCCCCAGGGTGTGCTGCACTGTGCAGTGTGCCGACCCTGCGTTCCGCCCGTGAAACCGACCGCGCCGCGCTGCTGAGCATCTGCCTGGAAACCGGCGACAGCGGCCAGGACGCCACCGCCCTGTACCGCGACCCCGTGATTCTGGGGCAGGTGTACGCCGCGCCGTACCTGACCTTCGCGCCGGACTTCGCGTTCGTCCTGGAGGACGACCAGGGGGTCGGCGGGTACGTGTTGGGCACGCCGGACACCGCCGCCTTCGAGGACACCCTGGAACGCGAGTGGTGGCCGCCGCTGCGCCTCCAGTACCCGGACCCGCAGACCACCCCGCCCGCCGGGCGCACACCGGACGAACGGATCGCGCACCTGATCCACCACCCGCCCCGTGCGCCGCGCGAGCTGCTGACCACGTACCCGGCGCACCTGCACATCGACCTGCTGCCGCGCGTGCAGGGAGGCGGGCGGGGCCGCGC
The DNA window shown above is from Deinococcus sp. LM3 and carries:
- the fni gene encoding type 2 isopentenyl-diphosphate Delta-isomerase — encoded protein: MTDAPPTPPQASAGGIEQRKLRHIEACLRPDSQYAARDTGLHEVPWPYRALPERDLDRVDLRTDFLGRALSAPVLIGAMTGGADAAGRINRNLATAAQRLGIGMMLGSQRVMLERPAARASFLVREWAPEILLVGNLGGAQFLLGYDATHATRAVQEVGADALAIHVNPLQEALQAGGDTNWAGLTDRLAALVPTLPFPVILKEVGHGLDRRTVQAVAGAGFAALDVAGAGGTSWARVEQLVHHGQVLTPDLCDLGIPTAQALRDARLAAPGTPLIASGGIRTGLDAARALSLGAQVVAVARPLLEPALDSADAAEAWLRQFIHELRVALFVGGYAGLDDLRAGAGLSAGGPANGG
- the ruvA gene encoding Holliday junction branch migration protein RuvA, with the protein product MIAYLSGVVREIREHSAVIVAGGVGYEVQCPSSTLGKLTAGETAELNTRFVVREDAQLLFGFHDADSVRIFDLLTSVSGVGPKLALALLSAMPVSALAAGVLGGDVKLLSSVSGVGKKTAERLVLELQGKVPEHLAAPAAGAGGVKAARVTTTAGRDAVDALLALGFREAQVRATVAELLAAEPDLNADQLIRRSLGRLR
- a CDS encoding GNAT family N-acetyltransferase → MPTLRSARETDRAALLSICLETGDSGQDATALYRDPVILGQVYAAPYLTFAPDFAFVLEDDQGVGGYVLGTPDTAAFEDTLEREWWPPLRLQYPDPQTTPPAGRTPDERIAHLIHHPPRAPRELLTTYPAHLHIDLLPRVQGGGRGRALMHTLLDALRAAGAPGVHLGVGARNVRAQGFYRHLGFTELGRTPGAVTFGRRLD
- a CDS encoding DUF456 domain-containing protein, with the protein product MSLAFLIFLVAWVIGMIGTFVPAVPATVIIFLGSVAATLVDGFQPWPDLPFLLTFLLITVAISMVDNVASAWGARRYGGSPQAMWGALVGGLVGIFIPFGLIVGPLAGALIAELLVVRKAPLDAARAAWGTLIGLLAGLAAKLVLHLLIGLYELWRLWDPARSVFG